From one Streptomyces sp. SCSIO 30461 genomic stretch:
- a CDS encoding DUF317 domain-containing protein: MEAPLNPEFPLDASSPAGSLAAYWVGPRHLAGDDGCLYDAVADTLTGLGWSSLAIIRGRREPDQAEEDRQVLRSTVLHISPDTLRWAQWTLPDEPFHLGDLPIAWQFSARADTRSPLAGWSAYFTFGVPGEAVSDFAHALDAHDAPTVVRTGPECVIDAVAAHGWYRDADQPNAQAADPTFTACVSLGEVPPLIQDADPRVLTLQPDDEGPLGWQAWVEPVMGAPCLWAASFSASVPHDIIAAFAHSLSSTAPVLRRVLPDSTRDRLLQAPAS; this comes from the coding sequence TTGGAGGCGCCCCTGAACCCCGAATTCCCACTCGATGCTTCCTCCCCGGCCGGCTCTCTGGCCGCGTACTGGGTCGGGCCCCGGCACCTGGCCGGCGACGACGGATGCCTCTACGACGCCGTCGCCGACACCCTCACCGGACTCGGCTGGAGCAGCCTGGCCATCATCCGCGGCCGACGCGAGCCCGACCAAGCGGAGGAGGACCGGCAGGTCCTGCGCAGTACCGTCCTCCACATCAGCCCCGACACCCTCCGGTGGGCCCAATGGACCCTCCCCGACGAGCCGTTCCACCTCGGTGACCTGCCCATCGCCTGGCAGTTCTCCGCCCGCGCGGACACGCGCAGCCCACTTGCCGGATGGTCGGCATACTTCACCTTCGGCGTCCCCGGCGAGGCCGTCTCCGACTTCGCCCATGCCCTCGACGCCCACGACGCTCCGACCGTGGTCCGCACCGGCCCCGAGTGCGTGATCGATGCGGTAGCTGCTCACGGCTGGTATCGCGATGCCGATCAGCCGAACGCACAGGCGGCGGATCCTACCTTCACCGCATGCGTCAGCCTGGGCGAGGTACCCCCGCTCATCCAGGACGCGGACCCGCGCGTCCTGACCCTCCAGCCGGACGATGAGGGGCCCCTCGGATGGCAGGCGTGGGTAGAACCCGTCATGGGCGCCCCGTGCCTGTGGGCGGCATCCTTCAGCGCGAGCGTCCCGCACGACATCATCGCCGCCTTCGCCCACTCCCTCAGCTCCACCGCACCCGTCCTGCGCCGGGTACTCCCGGACAGCACCAGGGACCGGCTCCTTCAGGCCCCGGCATCCTGA
- a CDS encoding DUF317 domain-containing protein, translating into MTVAPSSPGFATTVEALRLRDWQLGPGQHTLVTDQFTAQDFHLVVDDRADVHISSKDGRFYLGWFPDGRPGTKGEGWKIAVTGTASVPGYSIAFDTETPADIVAAAVARVLETSPHL; encoded by the coding sequence ATGACCGTGGCTCCGTCGAGCCCCGGATTTGCCACCACTGTCGAAGCCCTCAGGCTCCGCGACTGGCAACTCGGTCCCGGCCAGCACACGCTGGTGACCGACCAGTTCACCGCCCAGGACTTCCACCTGGTCGTGGACGACCGTGCGGATGTCCACATCAGCTCGAAGGATGGGCGCTTCTACCTGGGATGGTTCCCTGATGGGCGTCCCGGTACGAAGGGTGAGGGGTGGAAGATCGCCGTCACCGGCACGGCGAGCGTCCCCGGCTACAGCATCGCGTTCGACACGGAGACGCCGGCTGACATCGTCGCCGCCGCAGTGGCACGAGTGCTGGAGACCTCACCGCATCTGTGA
- a CDS encoding AAA family ATPase yields the protein MHDSRLTDLPESAIDVGRWLNEVEHGSDQSSVLFLLDVCGAGAATDYQLFQDVPEGDRKTWVIAACTADESAFDARFTKATAQALERLRLGHWDISPTLSHVPVEAVADEIARELVCLGEGYPQTVVHSPRRAASLAVPEFFVNPAFSTDGWQRFRSRLRFAVRELAAEFDPGLDPVHFITRASGRLDDDAVALMGCLFTGRTRELTQIRSWLASDEPLLLVTGSPGAGKSALLGVTVFLSHNQLAELSTGLVGRIRAQYRPERRYPTLVAVHARHRSTDEVIASIMVQLSSEDAKSAVASSEQALDKLKRIAQDLPEPVVLIIDAIDEALESDRIARNLLPELLRTLRSDGHPAFRALVGMRPPQADGHRFCEVPGAHAMVLDLDTSSDIEDLADDLTTYIADILDSGSGYNDQALRESVARAVATEIAHSPDRSTFLVAALFAEFLRTGAPLTPEEAVAQLPQNLPLLLELHLRTVLDGDPWMRHLMVGLAQARGQGMPLELVAAAATAAAMAAGKDLRPLPPGEAREKLATARFYLRTNIDSDGRQLYRFFHETITEHFRDAGAELDGLAETLFHELLSAVPGRWAAEGPRWDLAAPYLLRHLMEHAVAVPGGSAVDQLFLDPEYLVRADHAGIWEAVHRTKTPTARRAGAAYRKAFGRFDLGSLFGQRIPLETRRAKLQQSLVTYQAAGLARRLHDEGAPLRTYWSTGLPEESLLYVIGADELGATVSALALGAVDRRLLAVFGGTDGSLQAWDITPSPDSAVQYFSASRTDKGAITQMAIVDLDERAVIASVTDQNALLLYDLATGALVADTCLDGARVSALTVVGSGDETALAVGRVSGEISLVGLLDESFGRLLDTVEAGDAAIGSLLGVESTDGSLAFHYVSAQPQGHEPRVLRNLEERPVTISSEGPLQEVRIQPTDTRTPLFSLIAYHPGMCAVRRNGETVHVITGPKDRGLALADIRHVDRFRLALTAHRDGNMRVWDLDVCPAFGHGQNHWHPAAVLGTIRLGGSELALSAELAFGEIKAWDLKTGAEDHRLTDLGKLSHAATVTAGDGSYVVTVNTENDLDTWNVREDALESTVRLPAPATALAAVPHGDSVWAVVGAADGSIHVWDTNKESLSHALADVEGPVTELIAGDVGGESLLISVHDERTVCLWSLADSTLRQTITLDRIGAIAIQGGRLFAAEQSSNGDQVRIWDLATASLVGSVAVASPQLMAVSQVNGRPVLVTAVSKAEIQAWDVETGDPLGHPASVPDRVHTIAPYESGVLVGSKAGHVTALGWACPAEASALRPTRPTVQVTHVLAWLPGELLCGDARADGWELYTVDEWERGLPPSFGLIYARPITATTNELHDALVHVLTPRGYEVVRLEAHDYEISKVDGVTTGGPWRFPAYSVHCHSEEGPEQ from the coding sequence GTGCACGACAGCCGTCTGACCGACCTTCCGGAGTCTGCGATCGATGTCGGCCGATGGCTGAACGAGGTCGAGCACGGCTCCGACCAATCTTCCGTCCTATTCCTGCTCGATGTTTGCGGTGCAGGGGCCGCGACGGACTACCAGCTGTTCCAGGATGTTCCCGAGGGCGATCGAAAGACCTGGGTGATTGCGGCCTGCACGGCGGACGAGAGCGCCTTCGATGCACGGTTCACCAAGGCCACAGCCCAGGCGCTGGAGCGGCTCCGCTTGGGGCACTGGGATATCTCTCCGACTCTGTCCCACGTGCCCGTGGAGGCTGTCGCCGACGAGATCGCGCGGGAGCTGGTCTGTCTCGGCGAAGGGTATCCGCAAACTGTGGTGCACTCGCCGCGCCGAGCCGCCTCGTTGGCGGTACCGGAGTTCTTCGTCAACCCGGCGTTTAGCACTGACGGCTGGCAGCGTTTTCGGAGCCGACTCCGGTTTGCAGTTCGGGAACTGGCCGCTGAGTTCGACCCGGGTCTGGACCCAGTGCACTTCATCACCCGGGCGTCCGGCCGCCTAGACGACGACGCTGTTGCGTTGATGGGTTGTCTCTTCACTGGGCGGACACGTGAGCTCACCCAGATTCGCTCCTGGTTGGCGAGCGACGAACCCCTGTTGCTGGTGACCGGAAGCCCCGGGGCAGGAAAGTCTGCGCTGCTGGGGGTGACGGTCTTCCTGTCGCACAACCAGCTCGCCGAGCTGAGTACCGGGCTGGTTGGCCGCATTCGTGCTCAGTACCGCCCGGAGCGTCGGTACCCGACTCTTGTCGCGGTCCATGCCCGGCACCGGAGCACGGACGAGGTGATCGCGTCGATCATGGTTCAGCTGTCTTCTGAGGACGCAAAGTCGGCAGTTGCTAGCAGTGAGCAAGCTCTGGACAAGCTCAAACGCATCGCCCAGGACCTGCCGGAACCGGTGGTACTCATCATCGATGCCATTGACGAAGCCCTAGAGAGCGATCGCATCGCCCGCAATCTGCTCCCCGAGCTCCTGCGCACACTCCGCTCTGACGGCCACCCCGCCTTCCGGGCGCTCGTGGGAATGCGCCCGCCGCAGGCGGACGGCCACCGGTTCTGCGAGGTGCCCGGTGCCCACGCGATGGTGCTCGACCTGGACACCTCCTCTGATATCGAGGACCTCGCGGACGACCTCACGACCTACATCGCCGACATCCTGGACAGCGGGTCCGGTTACAACGACCAGGCCCTTCGTGAGTCCGTAGCCCGTGCGGTCGCCACCGAAATCGCCCATAGCCCCGATCGCAGCACCTTCCTTGTCGCAGCACTCTTCGCCGAATTCCTGCGAACCGGTGCACCCTTGACTCCCGAGGAGGCGGTCGCTCAACTGCCGCAGAACCTGCCGCTCCTGCTCGAACTGCACCTGCGGACCGTGCTGGACGGCGACCCGTGGATGCGGCACTTGATGGTGGGGCTGGCACAGGCGCGCGGTCAGGGTATGCCGCTGGAGCTTGTGGCCGCAGCAGCCACCGCTGCCGCCATGGCCGCAGGTAAGGATCTCCGCCCGCTGCCCCCAGGCGAGGCCCGTGAGAAGCTGGCTACTGCCCGCTTCTATCTGCGGACGAACATCGACTCGGACGGACGTCAGCTCTACCGGTTCTTCCACGAGACGATCACCGAGCACTTCCGTGACGCCGGGGCCGAACTCGACGGGCTCGCCGAGACGCTTTTTCACGAGCTATTGTCGGCCGTCCCCGGGCGGTGGGCCGCTGAAGGGCCTCGGTGGGACCTCGCCGCACCGTATCTGCTGCGACATCTCATGGAGCATGCCGTCGCTGTTCCGGGCGGATCTGCGGTCGACCAGCTCTTCCTTGACCCGGAGTACCTCGTCCGCGCCGACCACGCTGGCATCTGGGAGGCAGTCCACAGGACGAAGACCCCCACAGCGCGGCGAGCCGGAGCCGCGTACCGGAAGGCATTCGGCCGCTTCGATCTCGGCAGCCTCTTCGGCCAGCGCATACCGCTAGAGACTCGACGTGCCAAGCTTCAGCAGAGCCTCGTGACCTACCAGGCGGCCGGGCTCGCACGCCGCCTCCACGACGAAGGGGCCCCGCTCCGCACGTACTGGAGCACGGGCTTGCCTGAGGAGTCCCTGCTGTACGTCATCGGCGCGGACGAGTTGGGCGCCACCGTGTCAGCCCTCGCCCTGGGAGCCGTCGATCGACGGCTCCTCGCCGTGTTCGGCGGCACCGATGGCTCCCTCCAAGCGTGGGACATCACACCGAGCCCTGACAGCGCGGTCCAGTACTTCTCGGCTTCGAGGACGGACAAGGGCGCCATCACCCAAATGGCGATCGTGGATCTGGATGAGCGGGCAGTCATCGCCTCGGTGACTGACCAAAACGCTCTCCTGCTGTACGACCTCGCAACGGGTGCGCTCGTCGCCGACACATGCCTTGACGGCGCGAGGGTTTCAGCCCTGACAGTCGTTGGCAGCGGCGACGAAACGGCCCTTGCAGTCGGTCGAGTCAGTGGCGAGATCAGCCTAGTCGGCCTCCTAGACGAGTCATTCGGCAGGCTCCTCGACACCGTCGAAGCCGGGGACGCCGCCATCGGTTCGTTGCTCGGCGTGGAGTCCACGGACGGCTCCCTCGCCTTCCACTACGTTTCCGCCCAACCCCAGGGACATGAGCCGAGGGTGCTGCGGAATCTGGAAGAGCGGCCCGTCACCATCTCCTCGGAGGGACCGCTCCAGGAGGTACGGATCCAACCCACGGACACGCGAACCCCGCTATTCTCGCTCATCGCCTACCACCCCGGCATGTGTGCGGTAAGGCGGAACGGTGAGACCGTCCACGTCATCACGGGGCCCAAAGACCGCGGGTTGGCACTCGCAGACATCCGTCATGTCGACCGCTTTCGGCTCGCGCTGACCGCCCATCGCGACGGCAACATGCGGGTGTGGGACCTCGACGTTTGCCCGGCGTTCGGTCACGGCCAGAACCACTGGCACCCCGCCGCAGTCCTCGGCACCATCCGGCTCGGCGGCTCGGAGCTCGCCCTCAGCGCCGAACTCGCGTTTGGTGAGATCAAGGCTTGGGACCTGAAGACTGGCGCCGAGGATCACAGACTGACCGACCTGGGCAAGCTCAGCCATGCCGCCACCGTCACAGCTGGCGACGGGTCCTACGTCGTCACGGTGAACACGGAGAACGACCTCGACACCTGGAATGTCCGTGAGGATGCCCTGGAATCGACAGTCCGCCTCCCCGCCCCGGCCACCGCGTTGGCCGCTGTGCCGCACGGCGATTCGGTGTGGGCCGTGGTCGGCGCTGCCGACGGCAGTATCCATGTGTGGGACACGAACAAGGAGTCACTCTCCCACGCCCTCGCCGACGTGGAGGGGCCGGTCACGGAGCTGATCGCGGGCGACGTCGGCGGCGAGTCTCTCCTGATCAGCGTCCACGACGAACGCACGGTCTGTCTCTGGTCCCTGGCTGACAGCACCCTGCGGCAAACGATCACGCTGGACCGGATCGGAGCGATCGCGATACAAGGTGGGCGGCTGTTCGCTGCCGAGCAATCGTCGAACGGCGATCAGGTGCGGATCTGGGACCTTGCGACGGCCTCACTCGTGGGCTCTGTCGCCGTGGCCAGCCCTCAGCTGATGGCTGTCAGCCAAGTAAACGGCAGGCCGGTACTCGTGACCGCTGTCAGCAAGGCGGAGATCCAGGCATGGGATGTCGAAACCGGAGACCCACTCGGACATCCGGCCTCGGTGCCGGATCGAGTCCACACAATCGCCCCCTACGAGAGCGGCGTCCTGGTAGGCAGCAAAGCTGGCCACGTCACGGCCCTCGGCTGGGCCTGCCCCGCAGAAGCGTCGGCACTCCGCCCGACGAGGCCGACCGTCCAGGTCACCCACGTCCTGGCTTGGTTGCCGGGCGAACTGCTATGCGGCGATGCCCGCGCAGACGGATGGGAGTTGTACACAGTCGACGAATGGGAGAGAGGGCTGCCGCCCTCCTTCGGCCTGATCTACGCCCGCCCCATCACTGCGACGACGAACGAACTCCACGATGCTCTCGTCCACGTACTGACGCCGCGCGGCTATGAGGTCGTGCGGCTGGAGGCACACGACTACGAGATCAGCAAGGTCGACGGCGTGACCACCGGCGGCCCGTGGCGATTCCCGGCGTACTCCGTTCATTGCCACTCGGAGGAAGGACCAGAGCAGTGA
- a CDS encoding serine peptidase, translating to MTILAVHGIGNHLSGRSPEQAATQLAEQWQLKLQQGFTAAGLGDHRLPSLNAAYYAHHTHAAERQAAVPDVLALDEREQSVVIAWALALGSPTLQERQGLITAPLRQVLSWLSQRRKIPIGTVIRLAVQLAGEARRYLHVPQVRAAARSTVAESIRRVQPRVVLAHSLGSVVAYEALHAHPELTVDCFVTLGSPLGLPGGIFDHLVPAPIADRGARPAGVRYWVNLADTGDLVAIPHRLGDRFPVDQHADIPMGRIDFHTFGAYLSSPLTAAAITPFVLNPTAPDQIA from the coding sequence GTGACGATCCTCGCAGTGCACGGCATCGGCAACCACCTGAGTGGCCGATCGCCAGAGCAGGCGGCCACTCAACTGGCAGAGCAGTGGCAGCTCAAACTTCAGCAGGGGTTCACGGCCGCCGGACTGGGCGACCACCGACTCCCTTCCCTGAACGCCGCGTACTACGCTCACCACACCCACGCCGCCGAGCGGCAGGCTGCAGTGCCGGACGTACTTGCCCTCGACGAACGAGAACAGTCCGTAGTCATCGCCTGGGCGCTGGCCCTAGGTTCACCCACCCTCCAGGAACGGCAGGGACTGATTACCGCACCACTGCGGCAGGTCCTGTCCTGGCTTTCCCAACGCCGCAAAATCCCCATCGGGACAGTCATTCGGCTCGCCGTCCAACTGGCGGGCGAGGCCCGCCGCTACCTCCACGTTCCGCAGGTACGGGCTGCCGCCCGATCCACCGTGGCCGAGTCGATCCGACGAGTGCAGCCCCGCGTGGTGCTGGCGCACTCCCTCGGCTCCGTTGTCGCGTACGAGGCTCTCCATGCTCACCCGGAACTGACCGTGGACTGCTTCGTGACCTTGGGATCCCCCCTTGGCCTGCCGGGCGGGATTTTCGATCACCTGGTGCCTGCGCCAATCGCCGATCGGGGTGCCCGACCTGCCGGAGTCCGCTACTGGGTGAACCTCGCCGACACAGGTGACCTGGTGGCGATTCCTCATCGGCTCGGCGACCGATTCCCCGTTGACCAGCACGCCGACATTCCGATGGGCCGTATCGACTTCCACACCTTCGGAGCGTACTTGTCTTCCCCGCTCACCGCTGCAGCGATTACGCCCTTCGTCCTTAACCCGACAGCCCCGGACCAGATCGCCTGA